ACAATAAAGACAACCATATAGACTTTAATAAATTTTTAAAAGAATCATCAATAAATTCAAGCAAAATGACAAAGGAACTTATTAGGCTAATATGAATAAAACAATAGTAGCTAACCAAACTTTAACTTCTGAAGCTGTATCTGAAGGACATCCAGATAAAATTGCAGATCAAATCTCTGACGCCATCCTTGATGAGATACTAAAAGAAGATAAAAATGCAAAAGTAGCTTGCGAAGTCATAATTGCACAAAATTTAGTAGTAATAGCAGGAGAAATCAATAGTCCTGTTAAAAAAAACATAGATATAAAAGAAATTGCTAAAAATATCATTAAAGATATAGGCTATACAAATATTGATTATGGACTTGATTACAAAACAATAACGGTAATAGACGCTATTGGCAATCAATCACGTGACATTATAAACGCAATTGAAAAAAAAGAATCTAATAGCCTTGGAGCAGGCGATCAGGGAATAATATTTGGATACGCCTGCGATGAAACAGAAAATTTTTTACCTGCTCCTTATGAACTCGCCAATTCAATTCTAAAAAAAGCCAGCAATCTTAGAAAATCAGGAGCAATAAAATGGTTGCGGCCCGACTCAAAATCTCAAGTTACTATAGAATACGATAAAAATAGAAACCCTGTAAAAATAAAAAATATTATAGTCTCTCATCAACACCATCCAAACATCTCCCAAAAACTAATAAGACAAACAATAATTGAAGAAATTATCAAGCCCACCATTCAAGACAAATCAATAATTGATGAAAATACTATTTATTGCATTAATCCTTCTGGAAATTTTGTAATTGGTGGGCCTACCGGAGATACTGGCCTTACAGGAAGAAAAATTATTGCCGATAGTTATGGAGGATTTGCAAGACATGGAGGAGGAGCATACAGCGGAAAAGATGCCACAAAAGTAGACAGATCGGCTGCCTACATGGCAAGATATATAGCAAAAAATATGGTGGCAGCTGGAATTTCTAAAGAATTTGAACTACAACTCGCATATGCAATTGGAATTGAAAACCCAATATCTATTCAAATAACCGCAGGAATAAATGATCCCAAATATGCAAACAAAATATTAAATTTTATTATCAATAACTTTGATTTAACTCCCAAAGGTATAATTGAAAAATTAAAACTAAAACAACCCATATATCTCAAAACTTGTACTTATGGTCATTTTGGAAAAAATGATTTTGAATGGGAAAAATTAGATTTTGTAAAAAAAATACAAACAGTGCTAAAAAAATGAAAAAAATAACAAGCTTTACAATAGATCATACAAAATTAAACCCCGGCATATATGTCTCAAGAAAAGATACTTTTGAAAATGTAATGTTTACTACAATAGACATTAGAATCAAAGCTCCCAACATTGAACCAATAATTGAAAATGCAGCAATACACACAATAGAGCACATAGGAGCTACTTTGCTTAGAAATAATGAGGTCTGGGCCGAAAAAATAGTATATTTTGGTCCTATGGGATGCAGAACTGGCTTTTACTTAATAATTTTTGGAGACTATGAAAGTAAAGATCTTATTGATTTAATATCATGGCTTTTTTCTGAAATCTTAAATTTTTCAGAGCCTATTCCAGGCGCAAGCGATAAAGAATGCGGAAATTATAAGGAACACAATCTTGATATGGCTAAATATGAATCTTCTAAATACTTGCAAATATTAAACAATATCAAAGAAGAAAATTTAAAATATCCCTAGATCATAAAATTTACAAAATAGAAAGTATTTCGCTGTCATTTTTTGTTGCTACGTCAAACTGAAAAATAAAGCCCAGGGTTATTTTATGCATTTGATTTAAAAGTAAAGATTTGTTGTAAAAAATTGGAGAAGCTGTATATTCCAAAAAAATAAAATCTATATTAATCCTAGCTCCAATGTCTACTACCAAAACAAAATTACTCATCAATATCCAATCACTTGAGCCTATAAAACAAATTTTTGCACCAATATATGAAAATTTTAAACCTGTAAAAAAGGTTAAACTAAACATTGGGGTATAAGGCAAAAAGAAATAATTACCATACATTCTCAATGAGAATGTAACATCTTTTACTATGGAATAATTTAGAAAATGCTTCAAATATGCTTGATCATCCAACATAAATATAATCTCTTTAGTATAAGGAGTGTGACTTGGCAAAAATTTAATATCTAAATTAAATTCTCCACCAAATGCAAAATTTTGAGAAACATTAACACCAAGCCCACTGAAAAATTGATACTTAAGTCTTTCATAGAAGAATAAATCTCGAGTAAAATTATCAACACCAATCCCAATTCCACTGTAGACATTAAGATAACCAGGAATTCCTGAATAAATTCTCAATGTATTAAACATAAAAACAAAAAAGAATAAAAAGTTTCTTCTCACAAAGAATCCTTTTTGGCAAAATAAAATTAAATATTCATACTTATTTTCATAGACAACTCTTTGAATTTTTCAACTTCAAGATTAAGTTTATTACCCCTCTTAAGACCAAAACCATCATTTTTAAATCTTGGAATTATATGAAAATGAGTATGAAAAACTTCTTGCCCTGCACCAGCCCCCAAAGCAGAATAAATATTTATTCCATCATAAATACTTGGGTTTATTCTCTTTAAAGCATTTGAAATTTTTTTACATACTCTTAAAACTCTCTCATTAAATTTATCATCCATGTTTAATAAATTCTCACTATGTTCTTTGGGAATAACAAGAGTATGCCCAACAGTTAAAGGATTAATATCCAAAAATGCTAAAACTAAATCATCCTCATAAACTTTATAACTAGGAAGCTCTTTGTTTACTATTTTACAAAAAATACAATCATACATTAAAAATATCCTATTATAAAAAAATAACAATCAACATGTTTAAATGAAATTTAAACAGCATAACTAACTAAAACCCATTTTGCTATATTAAAATAAGCTATTAAAGTAATAGCATCTGCAATCGTAGTGATTAAAGGGCCTGCCATAAGCGCTGGATCCAACTTCAAAATTTTAGCAACAATTGGCAAAAGACCTCCCAATATCTTAGCTACTGTTAAACTTACCATCAAGCAAGATGAAACTACAAAGGCTATTTTCAACTTATCAGAATGGTGTGGAGCTACAAAAAATACAATTCTTAAAAAATTAACACTAGCAAGAATTATTCCCACTAGAATACTAACACATATTTCCTTTAAAAACACTTTAAAAAAATCTTTTACCTTAACAGTGCCAAGAGCAAGCTCACGAATTATTAAAGCAGATGCCTGAGAACCAGCATTGCCTGAAGTATCCATTAAAAGGGGAATAAAACTAGCCAAAACCACTAAAGACAACATTAAATTTTGATAATTTGAAATGATTGTTGCTGTAAAAGTAGAAGATATCATAAGAACTAAAAGCCAAATTATCCTATTTTTTGTCATAACCAAAATAGAAGTATCAAGATAAGATGTGTCTAGAGGCTTAACAGCCGCAATCATTTGAAAATCTTCAGTATTCACAGATTGAATAACCTCTAAAATATCATCGATAATAATAACCCCTATCATTCTTCCTTCATTATCAACAACAGGAACACTGGTAATATCATGTTTTTGAAAAAGAAGTGCAACATCTTCTTTCTCATCATTGACCCCCACAATATAAAACCCGCTACTTCTCATTATTGACGACAGAATGACATCATCTTTAGCTAATATTAAATCCTCAATTTTTACAACTCCTTTTAAATGCTTTTCATCATCTGTAATATAATAGGTGTAAATATCTTCTTTAGTTTTAGCTACCTTTCTAATATAGTCAAGAGCTTTACCAACGGTAAAATCTTCTTTAAGTTCAACATATTCAATTGTTACAATCGAACCTGCAGAGTCATCGCTGTAAGACAAAAATTTATTAATAATTTCTCTATTCTCTTCTGTAGAACTTGCTAAAAATCTCTGAACAACATTTGCAGGAACCTCTTCTAAAAGATCAATAACGTCATCAAGATTTAGCTCATCAATCATTTCGCTTATTTCTTTATTAGTAAAAGAATTTGCTAATTTGTTTTTTGTAGATTGGTCAAAATTATAAAAAGTTTCAACTGCTATTTTTTTGGGCAAAAATCTGTAAAGCAAAATCAATTCAGATCCATTAAGCCTTTTAAGAGCTTCAGCAATGTCAAAGGAATCATGCTTTAAAAATTTTTCTTTAATTTTAGAATAACTCTTCTCTTTAAGAAAAATTCTCAATTCATCAATATCTATCATTAAAAGGCCTCCAAAAATTTAAATTTTACAAGACATTTAATGAATCTAATTCATCAAAGCTTATCCAAAAGCATAGAACATCTTCCTGAAGGAATAGGAAGGGTTTTTTCTTTTTTGTTTAATATATTTATTGTAAAATAATAAAGTTTTTCAGATTCCATTTTTATTTCCCAGCCTCTTTTCCCTTTATTGCAAATTATTGTAGTTTGATTTTTTTTAAGAGATAAGCTTTCTATCCCCATAATCTCAAGAGTGGGTATGTTCCAATATACAGTTTTATCAGGTAAACTAATTGTAAGTCCAATAATATTTTCTATCATTAAACTAATGCTAAAAAGCGCAAGATAACAAATAAGACCTTTCTCAGTATAAGTTTTTTTATTAGAATCAAAATACGCAGGTCCTTCTTGCATAGGTTTATAAGCTTCCCAAATGTGCCCTTTAATTTTATTAAAAGGCATTAAAGTGTCTAATATATAATACAAATGTCTTATAGTAAATTCTCTTGCAATATTTGCACGACCACAATATTCAAGACCTTTGATCACAAAAAAATTCATATAAGTATACACTGAACCATAATATCCATTGCCATCCTCGCTAAAACCTGGCTCACTAACAGAAAGTGTTGGAAAAGGATTTGGAGTCCCAAAATGCTTAGCGCTTTTTAAATAAAAAATCATTCTTTCTATTCTGTCCTCACTAGGAATCTCGGAAAGCATTGGGAAAAAGCCTACTATTGTCTTAATTTCAAGAATATTTTCATTAACATCAAGATCATAATAAAATCCATCTTTTTCGCTCCACATTAAAGAATTAATTTTGACCTTAAGGGAAAAAAATCGTTTTTTGTATTCAAGTGATAAGTTTTTATCATTTAAAATGTCTGCTAATTTAGAAATACAATATGCACTATGAACTTGTAATGAATTAAAATCTACAGGATAATATGCATCTACTCTTGGGGAGTTTTTATAAAAAATTTTATTTACATCAATTGAATAAAGACCATTTTCCTTTAAAAATTTCCTCTCTATCCATTTATAATACTTATCAAGAATTGGCAAAACTTCAGAAATTCTCTTTTTATTTCCTGTTTTATGATATAAGTTATATTCAGCCCATGCAAAAATAGGAAATCCAATATTCTCTTCATTATCATCAAGATCAATAATAGCATTGTTATTGTCATATCTAGCTCTGATTGCACCAGATTCTTCCTGCAATTGATAAAATTTATCAATTGCAGATGTAGATGAATATTCCCCATTACTATAGACAAGAAAAAAGCTTGAAATACAAGCTTGCATTTGATCTATATAATCGCAATTCTCAGAATAATAATTTTTATCTTTTTTACCCCTATCTGCAACTTTTTGTAAAATAACCTTATCTTGAATCCAAGATAAACTTTTATTATAAATATCAATAAAGTCTTGATCATAATAGTAAATTTTGGGAAACATTTTTTTATTCAATGCCAAATCCTCTAAAACAATAGAAATATACTTCTATTTATTATAACACAATAAATACAACATAATTAAAAAATTAAAAACTGGAAAATTAAAATCTTTTTATTTAAAAAGTTTATAACTTTAATATTTGTTTTATAAAAATTTCATATCCTTCCTGATTGCAAGGAACAATAATCTCTTTATTGATTATTTTTCTTTCAAGAGCTTTTATGTATTCAAATTCATCCGCATTAGACAAACCAACAACACCATCTCTTAATCCCATTTGAACAATTTTCCCACCTTCCCAAACATTATTATTTTTAATATATTCGCTGGTAATCAAATACAATGCGTCTCCAACGTTTTTTATAACAGAAGTAATAAAATTTTTGGGAGCAAGATGTGACTGGTCTTGATCAGCTCCAATAACATAATAACCATCACCAAGCTTTTTTGCTGCCTCAATAACACCAACTCCTGCTAAACCAGCCGCAAAATGAATTACATCTATCCCTTTAGAATACATTTTATTAGCCATAACTCTACCAATATCAACATCGGAAAAAGAATTGGAATATTCACTTATAATCTCTATATCTTTATTTGCATACTTTGCACCAGCTTCGTAACCATAACGAAATGCATCTACTATATCTCCCTTCACTCCTCCTATAAAACCTATTTTTCCAGAAAAGCTTTTTTTAGCTGCAATATAGCCAGCCAAAAAAGCGCCTTGCTCTACTCTAAAAACAACAGCAATTAAATTTTTAGGAATCTGAACATCCTCTCCATAAATAGGATCTATTATTCCATAGCTAATTTTTGGATTCTCTAATGAAGCCGACAAAGAAGAATCTGTAAGCATATATCCTACAAGCCAAATCAAGGCTGAGCCATTCGTTTTTAAATTATCAAGATCTGAAACATAACTAGAATAAACTCCAGAGATAGCACTAGAAAAAATTTTTTCAATACTTTCTGGAAAATCTTTTTTCAACTGCAATAAAGCCTCATTAGCACTAGAATTAAAAGATTTGTCATCAAGAACACCATCTACCAACATGGATATCTTAATTTTTCTTGAACCAGATTCCATTCCATTTCTACTAAAGCAAGAAGCCAACAAAATACCAAATATAAAAATTGCAATCCTCATATAGAAAATTTCTCCATTTCAATCATTCAAACAAAGCCAACGTGTTTCTTATACTTAAAAATAAAACCTATAAATTGATTCTTTATTTAAATAAATTCTTTAAGAAATTTTTCATAACTTTCCTTATTATATGGAACAATAATTTCTTTGTTGATTATTTTGCTAGAAAGACTATCAATTTCTTTTTCAAGTTCAAAGGGAATCATCTTAGGATTTCTTACAAACCCCACAACTCCTTCTTTAAGGCCATAATTTATTAATTTTCCACCTTCGAAAGTATTAGTTTTTAAATAGTTAGATGTAAAAATATTTAAAGATCTGCCAACATCTTTAGTTGTAGATGTAATAACGTTATTGGGAGCAAGATATGATTGATCCTCATCAACTCCAATAATATAATGCCCAGAACCAAGTTCTTTTGCAACCTCAATAGCCCCAATTCCTCCAAGACCTGCAGCATGATGAATAATGTCTATCCCATCGGAATACATTTTAGTTGCAACACTTCTACCAGCTTCAAGGTCAGCAAAACTACCAATATACTGAGTAGATATCTTTATATCTTTATTAGCATATTTAGCGCCAGCCTCATACCCATACCTGAAAGCATCTACTATCGCACCCTCTATTCCTCCTAAAAATCCAATTTTGCCTGTTTTAGAAATTTTTGCAGCAATATAACCTGTTAAAAATGCACCCTCTTGAGATCTAAAGGTCATACCCACCAAATTCGCAGGAATAGTATCGTTAGAATAAACAGGATCAATAATTGCATATTTCATCTCGGGATTTTGCAAAGAGACAGCCTTAGCCACATCGCTAAATCTATACCCAATAAGCCAAATTAAATTTGAACCCGCATCTTTAAGTGCTTCAAGATCAGATAAATAAGAATTTGATGAAGATTCTTTTAAAACAAGATCAATCTTAAATTCCTCTTTAACTTTTTTTACGCCATTGAAAGCACTCTCATTAAAAGATTTATCATCAAAAGTTCCATCAATTATTAAAGATACCTTGGGAATTTCACTCTCAAGACTACTCCTACCACTACAAGATAAAAAAATAATACTTTCAAACAAAATCAACAACAATAATTTATTCATAAACTTCCTCCTTTTACAAATAAAGCTATACCTAAGTAGTTTATAACTTTGATTTAAATAAATCAAATGCATATTCACTATCAGGAACAATAATTTCTCCACTTATTATTTTATTTTCCAGATCAACAACTTCATCGATTAATCTATTATTTAAAACATCAGGATCTTTAACAATTTCTATTACTCCTTCCTTTAGCCCCCTATCAATAACAATCCCGCCTTTAAAAACCCCATTATTAATATACTCTGATGAAATAGAATAAATAACCTTTCCAATATCCTTAAGTATTGAAGTAATAACATTTTGAGGCGCAATATATGATTGATCTTGATTTAAACCAATAACATAATATTTAGGTCCAAGCTCCTTAGCAGCGTCATAAACTCCAAGACCAGTTATGCCAGCTATTGGGAAAATAACGCCTACTTTATCCTCTTTATACATGAATAGAGCCATTGCTTTGCCTTTCTCCTTATCAAAAAGAGAAGGTGCTTTTTTTGAAACTAATCTTAATTTAGGATTAGCATAAAAAATTCCAGCCTTAAAACCAAATTTAAAATCATTTAAATATTCACTCACAGGGCCTGTTAAAATTCCAATCTTTTCTTTTCTGCTCATCTTGGCAGCAATATACCCAGCCAAAAATGCAGCCTCTTCATTTCTGAACTTAATAGCCAGAGAATTCTTAGGAACATGTATATCACCATAATCAAAAGCATCTATAATACCATAACAAATATCTGGGCGTTCGTACGAAAGCCTAACTGACAAACCAGAAAATTGGTATCCAATCAGCCAAAAAAGATTTAAAGGATTTTTTTGAACCTCATAAGCATCCTCTGCCATTGCTTCATCAACAGTAAGAAGTCTTTTACCCTCAATAGGGTAAGGCCTTAAAGATTTAGTTATAAGTTTTACTCCAAAATTATCTCTAAGTTTTACAACACCACTATGAACGCTTTGATTATAGCCTTTATCATAAAAGCTACCATTAGCCAAAACACCTACAACAACTTTGTCAGATTTAACAGAGTCTTTATTAGATTTAAAACAAGCAAATTCTAATAAAGATAAAGAAATAAAAATAAACTTTTTAAACAAAATTAATCCCCTCCTTACAAAATTTATTTAAAAAATTCTAAACTTTAAAAATTAAAATATTAACTTTATTCTGCTAATAAGTAGTAATCTTTATTTATAAAATTTATTTATAAAATAAAAATTTCAATAAACCTTTTTTTAAAAAATACCTCTAGCATTAATAAAAACACGGCAGTAGAAAAAATAATTTTTCTTACATCACCATAAAATTTAAATTTAAACCCTTTTGTAAGTTTTAATTTAAATTAAAACTTACAACAATTAAAAGACTCTCTGAAATATCTTTAAAGAATTAAAAAGATTTTTCACAAACCAAATCTATAAAAATCAAGTTAATTTTCTATTTAAAAAACAAAGCTATCATAAGATACCTTGTCATAAGGCGCTCTTATTATACCATTAATTATACTTTGCCCGATTTTCAATGATTTGTTATAAATCTCAGAATAATTTGATTTTAAGTTTTCATTTAAAACCAAACCAAGCCCATCTTCTTTAAGCCCAAAAAACATGGTCTTGCCCCCATCCAAAACTCCAGTTTCTAAATACTTTTTTGTTAAACTATACATCAATGAATCAACTTTCTTTACAGCAGAAACAATAACATTATTGGGAGCAAGATAAGATTGATCCTGATCGACTCCAATAATATAATGATCAGGCCCTAATTCTTTTGCAGCCTCAATTGCTCCTATACCAGAAAGTCCTGCAGCTGCAAATATAATATCAACCCCATCTCGATACATATTAGATGCTGTTGAGCGACCAAGTCCAAAGTCCCCAAATGTGCCAACATATTGAGAGATCACTTTAATATTGGAGTTTGCATACTTAGCACCAGCTTCGTATCCATACATAAAAGATTCTAAAACTTTTCCCTTAACTCCTCCAATAAATCCGATCTTACCCGTTTTAGAAGCCTTTGACGCAAAATATCCTGCTAAAAAAGCCACCTCTTCGGATTTAAAATTAATATTAAGAAGATTTTTGGGTATTTGAATTTCATTATAAACCCCTTCTATGATTGCATAACTAGTAGAAACATTCTCACTGGCCCTTTGAAAAAGAATATCTGAAAATTTAAATCCAACTCCCCAAATCAAATTTGAATTACCATCTTCTAAGTTTGCAATATCTCCTAAATAAGAATTACTTGTAGATGCTTTTTCAATTATATTTATATTAAAATCTGCCTTTAATTTTCTTATCGCCTTAGAAGAACTTTCATTAAATCCTTTATCATCAAAAGCACCATCAACTATAAGCGAAACTGTTTTTGCCTCCGACCTACTATCATCAGAGCCATAACAAGCAACAATAAATAAAAAAATTAAAAAATAATAAACTTTTTTTAACACAAAAATGCCCTCCTTACTTGCATATAAACAAAAAAAGACACCTTCTTTAAGGTGTCTTTTTACCATCTATAATGAGTAAAAGCTTTATTTGCTTCAGCCATTCTATGGGTATCTTCTTTCTTTTTAAAAGCAGCCCCAGTAGAATTATATGCATTTAAAAGTTCGTTTGACAACTTCTCCTTCATAGACCTACCACTAGAATTTCTAGCAGCAAAAATAATCCACTTCATGGCCAAAGCTTCTCTTCTCTCTTCTCTAACTTCAACAGGAACTTGATATGTAGCACCTCCCACTCGTCTACTTCTTACTTCTACTAATGGCTTAATATTGTCTAAAGCTTTATAAAAAACAGCCATCTTATCACTATCTTCAAGCTTATCAGCAAGTAAATCGATTGAACTATAAAGTATACTCTCGCTTATTGATTTTTTTCCATCATACATCATTCTGTTTGCAAATTTTGCAACAATTCTAGAATTATACCTAGTATCAACAAAAACTTTCTTTTTGATTTTTTTATTTTTTCTTGACATATTTAATATTAACCCACCTTTCAGTTAAGCTTTAGGCTTTTTTGTTCCATACTTAGATCTACCTTTTTTTCTATTGTTAACACCAAGGGTATCCTTAGCTCCTCTAACAATATGGTACCTTACTCCAGGCAAATCTTTAACTCGGCCACCTCTAATCAGAACCACAGAGTGTTCTTGTAAATTATGACCAATTCCTGGAATATATGCTGTTACTTCAAATCCATTTGAAAGTCTAACACGTGCTACTTTTCTTAAGGCTGAATTAGGCTTTTTAGGAGTTACAGTCATTACACGTGTACAAATTCCTCTTCTTTGAGGACAATTTTGAAGCGCAGGAGATGCTGTCTTCTCCGTTTGACTTTTTCTAGGCTTTCTAATTAACTGATTAATTGTAGGCATTTATAAACGCTCCCCTTTTCTTGAAACTATTAATAAAATGGTAGCAAATATATCACTTATTTTCAAGCTAAACTTCAGAATCTATATTTTCGCTAACTTTAATTTTTTTATAAAGCCCCATACCAGTTCCAGTAGGAATTAAATGCCCAATTACAACATTTTCTTTCAATCCCCTAAGATCATCTATTTTTCCAGCAATAGAAGCATCTGTTAATACTTTTGTTGTTTCCTGGAAAGAAGCTGCAGAAATAAAAGAATCTATATTAAGAGAAGTCTTAGTTACTCCTATAAGAATTGGACTTGCTATTGCTGGTTCACCACCTTGTTCGATTACTTTTCTATTTTGCTCATAAAAAGTGTGCTTATCTACCTTTTGCCCATAAACAAAATTAGTATCGCCAACTGCTACAATCTTAACCTTTTTCATCATTTGCTTAATTATCACACCAATATGTTTGTCATTAATGCTAACACCTTGTTTTCGATAAACATCCTGAATTTCTGCCAACAGAAATTCTTGCAAACTAATCCCACCTAAAATTTCAAGCACATCATGAGGATTAATTCTACCATCACAAAGCATGTCTCCTGCTTTAACAATATCTCCATCTCTAACCAAAAGATGTTTGCCGGCTGGAATATAATGTTTATGCTCAACTCCATACTCATCTAAAATATTAATAAGCCTTTTACCTTTTTGAATTGATTTAAATTGCACAATTCCACTTACTTTGGCCATTTCAGTTAAATTCTTAGGAATTCTTGTTTCAAAAAGATCATTAACACGAGGCAATCCCCCTGTAATATCTTGAGTTTTTTCAGAGCCTTTAGAGAGTTTAGCAATAATATCTCCTATATTAATATTCTGACCATCTTCAACTTGAAGATACGCATCACCTGGTAATACATAAGATGCAACCTCCATGCCACTACTATCAATAATAAAAATTCTAGGATCAAGAGATTCAAAAACATTATCTGTAATTCTTTTTTCAACATTGCCTGTTTCAGTATTTATCTCCTCTTTAAGAGTGGTTCCTAAAATAATATCCTTAAATTTAATTTTACCCTTAACCTCTGCAATAATGGGCTCTGCAAATGGATCAAATGTACCAATAACTTTGCCCGATTCAACATAATCACCAACCTCTATTTCAAGCCTTGTACCAGCTTTCAAAGCAACTTCTTGCTCTTCTGATACTATGAAAAAATTATCGTCTCTTAATTTAACATAACCAATATAAGAAGAGAGAATCTCTACACCCTTATTATCAACAAACAAAGGAATTCCTTTGATTACTCTTTGAGAATCTAAAACTTTAATCTCTTTTATATTCTTAATTTTTTCCTCATAAAAAACATTAATTATTTTTAAAGTTCCTTTTCTTGTGAAAAGAATTCCATTGTCAACCCTAACATTAAAACCTTCTATGCCATTAAGTATAAAGGCATTCTTTAAAGATATTTTATCATCCTCACTACCAGCCTGAGCAACTCCACCAATATGAAAAGTTCTCATAGTTAATTGAGTACCCGGTTGACCTATGGACTGAG
Above is a genomic segment from Borreliella mayonii containing:
- the bmpD gene encoding nucleoside ABC transporter substrate-binding protein BmpD; translated protein: MLKKVYYFLIFLFIVACYGSDDSRSEAKTVSLIVDGAFDDKGFNESSSKAIRKLKADFNINIIEKASTSNSYLGDIANLEDGNSNLIWGVGFKFSDILFQRASENVSTSYAIIEGVYNEIQIPKNLLNINFKSEEVAFLAGYFASKASKTGKIGFIGGVKGKVLESFMYGYEAGAKYANSNIKVISQYVGTFGDFGLGRSTASNMYRDGVDIIFAAAGLSGIGAIEAAKELGPDHYIIGVDQDQSYLAPNNVIVSAVKKVDSLMYSLTKKYLETGVLDGGKTMFFGLKEDGLGLVLNENLKSNYSEIYNKSLKIGQSIINGIIRAPYDKVSYDSFVF
- the bmpC gene encoding nucleoside ABC transporter substrate-binding protein BmpC; translation: MFKKFIFISLSLLEFACFKSNKDSVKSDKVVVGVLANGSFYDKGYNQSVHSGVVKLRDNFGVKLITKSLRPYPIEGKRLLTVDEAMAEDAYEVQKNPLNLFWLIGYQFSGLSVRLSYERPDICYGIIDAFDYGDIHVPKNSLAIKFRNEEAAFLAGYIAAKMSRKEKIGILTGPVSEYLNDFKFGFKAGIFYANPKLRLVSKKAPSLFDKEKGKAMALFMYKEDKVGVIFPIAGITGLGVYDAAKELGPKYYVIGLNQDQSYIAPQNVITSILKDIGKVIYSISSEYINNGVFKGGIVIDRGLKEGVIEIVKDPDVLNNRLIDEVVDLENKIISGEIIVPDSEYAFDLFKSKL
- the rpsG gene encoding 30S ribosomal protein S7 is translated as MSRKNKKIKKKVFVDTRYNSRIVAKFANRMMYDGKKSISESILYSSIDLLADKLEDSDKMAVFYKALDNIKPLVEVRSRRVGGATYQVPVEVREERREALAMKWIIFAARNSSGRSMKEKLSNELLNAYNSTGAAFKKKEDTHRMAEANKAFTHYRW
- the rpsL gene encoding 30S ribosomal protein S12, producing the protein MPTINQLIRKPRKSQTEKTASPALQNCPQRRGICTRVMTVTPKKPNSALRKVARVRLSNGFEVTAYIPGIGHNLQEHSVVLIRGGRVKDLPGVRYHIVRGAKDTLGVNNRKKGRSKYGTKKPKA